TTTATTAGACAAATAAAACTCATTTattatttcacacttttaatattaattttgtgtgtgtttaaaatgtcaacTTCATGCAGACAGAAATTCAGTTCAGATGACACTGAGGTATTtacatgatcacacacacacacacacacacacacacacacacacacacacacacacacacacacacatttattattattattcttattatctGGTTCTGGTTTTGTTTGAAGGTTTTTGAGAGTGAGATTATCACCGGTCTGTTGTGTGTTCAGCGCTTTCTTCCACACAGTCCTGCTTCCTGCTTGGCTCATGGAGAACTGGCAAAAGGAGGAACTAATATCAGGAACCAGTCATTTTGGCACCCTGTGGCTTGCTTGGTGGAGGACTATGGGTAAGTTTCTAGCATCTTTTCCTGCTTTAGTCATTTAGCttgtttctttccttccttcttcgcCTCTATCCTTCATAACCTTCTTCTGTCCTCCCTAAATGCCTTCTACTCTtacttctttccttccttctacCTACTTCCTTTCTACATTACTCCCTTCCATTGTTCCTCCTTTGCTCCATCTCACCTCTCCTTTGCTCCATCTCACCTCTCCTTTGCTCCATCTCACCTCTCCTTTGCTCCATCTCACCTCTCCTTTGCTCCATCTCACCTCTCCTTTGCTCCATCTCACCTCTCCTTTGCTCCATCTCACCTCTCCTTTGCTCCATCTCACCTCTCCTTTGCTCCATCTCACCTCTCTCTTTTATCTACACATCTGTGAAAGTCTTGATCTCTTGCAGGAGCGTGATGTTATAGATGACCTGATGTCCGTTGTTCCAGGCATACAGCACCTTTTCTCTGGGGTTGTAGTCCATCATGGAGATGTGTGAGTACTGGTTGTGGAaggggatgtgtgtgtactcataCATCTGGCTGTCCGTGTGGTAGATGAAATGGATCTTGGCTCCGTTTAGGTGCGAATCAGTGACATAGAGCGAGCCACAGACGATGAAAGCCTCTCCGGCGCTACGCTTGGGGAAGCCGGTGTCCCAGGACTGTACCAAGTCCAGGGTGACAGGGTCTAGGCGGCCCAGCACCATGTTTCCCCCGTGCATCAGGGTGGTGTAGACCGCCCAGAGACCGCTCTCATCTGCCATGAGGTCGATGTCGGAGGATCCGCCCCAAGAGTACGGGAAGGTGTTGTTGTAAGCGGCTTGGGAGAGAGTGCGCTGTGTTAGAACGCTGCGAGACAGCAGGTGATATCGCACTATAACGTTAgtctggtgtttattgtagtaGAGAGAGCCGTTATACACCACATGACCTGTacctgggggggggggagagggagagagagagagagagagagagaggagagagagagagagagagagagagagagggagagagatagagggagagagaggacgagaggagagagagtagagagaggagagagagagagagagaggaggagagactagagagagagagagagagagagggagagagagagggagagagacagagagagagagagagagagagagggagggagggagggagagagagggagagggagagggagggagagagggagagggagggagagagagagacagagagagagagagagagagagagagagagagagagagagagagagagagagagatgaacatcACACAGGGTTCAGTGATGATGTGAAGTGGTCCATGTGTTCAGCAGCATCATGTCAGATCACTTCAGTCCACTTTAAGTGTAAAGACTGATAGATTATCAGGGTTAAAGGTGAACTCAGAGGTGGAGGTGGATGGGTGGAgcggtggatgggtggatggtgTCCTCTATTTAAATGATACAGACATTTGTAATTCTCTTCTGTACTGTACCTGCCCACGGATGAGGAAGCTGATGGACCACAAAGTTGTGTCCTGTAGTGAAGTCCCTCAGCGTCCTGTATTCAAACACACGCTTTCCTCTGAAGTAGCCGTCCATGGACCAGACctacagacagacggacagacagacagacggacagacagacagacggacagacagacagacggacaatTCCAGTCAAATCGTGTtagctcttctctctctgtgattgGACTGAGTATGAGGGGGAGGAGCTTACTCGTTCATCAGAGCTGGAAATCATACTGTCCATCATCCAAGAGCCAAAACGGGACCCAAAGGACCTGATGGTGACCGGGTTACTGAGTCCCATCAGCTTACCACaacctccaaacacacacacacacacacacacacacacacacacacacacacacacacacacacacacacacatgtttatctatctatctatctatctatctatctatctatctatctatctatctatctatctatctatctatctatctatctatctatctcttgaACAGGACATAACacaaagcacacatacacaccaactgAGCTAGCGCAGATGTGCAGTCGGCTCTGCagctgtatctctctctgctccagctgTTGAACGCTGCTGTAGGTGAGGGTCTGCTCCTGGGTGAGACTCGAGCTCACTCTCACCATCTCCCGCTTCAACACTTCCACCTTCAACACCTCCGAGCGGAACCGAGCCAACACAGCACGCAGAGGAAGACTCTCCAGCACACTCTGTTCCagctccttcacacacacacacacacacacacacacacacacacacacacacacacacacacacacacacacacacacacacacacacacacacacctgggctTCACTTTTACCTGTCAGCTGTCAGTCTGGATTCAtgaaactttaaataaaattgtgtgtaaaaagataattgtgtgtgtgtttgtgtgtttgtgtgtttgtgtgtgtgtgtgtgtgtgtgtgtgtgtgtgtgtgtgtgtgtgtgtgtgtgtgtgtgtgtgtgtgtgtgtacctttaaCACTTCTTGAGTGACAGTGTAAGGGTTACTGAGTGCAGTCTTCACTCTCTTTTCCACACTGATGATCttcttctctgtgtctctgataTGTTGCAGATCTCGAGATGTTCGCCAATCCAATAGCTCCAAATACTGAGTCACATTCTggagctgacacacacacacacacacacacacacacacacacacatgttttataataatatccTCATTATTAATAAGATCACTTCCCCCTGGTGGATGGTGGGTCATGTGACAGTAGATACCTTGTGCAGTCATTAGTtcagatggagtgtgtgtatgtgtgtgtgtgtgtgtgtgtgtgtgtgtgtgtgtgtgtgtgtgtgtgtgtgtgtgtgtgtgtgtgtgtgtgtgaggagaccCACGTGCTCTGTGATTTGGCCAAGGCGAGTGTGTCGTGGTTCTTTACGGCAGTGGTTCGGCGGGGGGGCGAggagcttacacacacacttccctccTACATCTGACACAGAACCAAAGACCTGCCAGCCTTCATCCTGTCCCGGATACACcacctgctcacacacacacacacacacacacacacacacacacacacgcatacgcacgcaagcacacacacacacacacgcacacacacacacacacacacacacgcacacacacacgcatacgcatacgcacgcaagcacacacacacacaccacacacacacacacacacgcacacacacaccacacacacactcacacacacacgcatacacacacgcatacatacatacacacacacacacacacacacaaacaacaaactattttttaagcaacaaaagaagtttacaataacattaaacattaatttatagaaacattattttctgtaaaatttgttcattctttctgtttttatcactTTTGTCTTTCCCTCTGAAGAGCTCTTTAATTAACAGTCTGCCCCCTCACACCTCTCCATCTGTTCCCAtctaccctgtgtgtgtgtgtgtgtgtgtgtgtgtgtgtgtgtgtgtgtgtgtgtgtgtgtgtgtgtgagattggaCATTTCCCAGTTTTAGctggaacaaaaaacaaacctcCCACTCAAAAAACTCCCCATGCCCTGTTGACcaacacacactgtcctcccacagacacacacacacacacacacacacacacacacacacacatgcacacacactgtcctcccacacacacacacaaacatacacacatacacgcacacacacacacacacacatgcacacacacacatacacacacacacacacacacacacacactcgtacacacacacacacacacacacacacacacacacacacacacacacacaataatgataataatatgtCTAACTAACAAGTCACTAActtatacacagacagacagacagacagacagacagacagacagacagacagatagatagatagatagatagatagatagatagatagatagatagatagataagaaaaTCACACTTTAAGAGACATAAAATTCATTCTTTTATAAACCAtaagtttaaatataaataaataaatacgacaCATTAATCTGCCCCACAATGTAACACAACTCATCACTGTACAGATCATTAACACTGAGGTTAATTCATCAGTAATCAGCCGCTACACCTGACTACATGTTACAGCCGCTACACCTGACTACATGTCTTACAGCAAAACTCTAGTGAATAtgaacacagagctgaactcCCTGACATTAATAAACAGATGCAGTAACATTTAAACCAACAGGAAGTTGCAGACTGTGTAGTTTTACTGCGGTTCCTGACCCACGCTCAGCTCTGAGGTCATTAACACAGTGACACTGATGTCTTTATTTTAGCATGAACACGTACGCTGATGAACTTCTCGGAGTTTCCCAGACGAGCCGCCGTCTGATCCAGTCCCACCAGTCTGGGGAGCGTCTGAGACATCCAGTTAGTCAGCATGGCCATGGTACTGAGCACCAGACCCATCTTCAGCATGGGAACACTCATCATTACACAGTGCAGGTCTGAGGGACCTGTGGAAGTCTGGGGAAATCCTGACGGACAGAACGTTTAAGGCTGAcaataaaaaaggaagaatgttgTCCCTGTTTTACTCAAAAGTTCTGTAAAAGCTGCAAAATACTGAACACCAACATTAACACCAACATTAAcaccaacattaacactaacattaacactgaagaaaaataagaagttaaaaaatctgaaaaattcAGATGATCAAAATGATGTTAGAAATGCGAATGCTCATCAAAATAAATCCAATCAGTGAAGCTTCACCCTGCGAAATCGGAAAGAAACCAAtcaaaaaaatctagaaaatgtaaaaattaaaattaaaattttaaataaatctcttcAGAAAATCAGAGAGACGACCGATGAGACTCGCTGTCCTGCatctccgagtgtgtgtgtgtgagtgtgtgtgcgtgtgtgagtgtgtgtgagtgtgtgtgtgcgtgtgtgtgtgtgcgtgtgtgagtgtagatAAGGGGAGGGGAGCCGTGTGGTTGTTATAAAGGTTTATTAGAAACGTGTCCCTGCAGATGATTCGTTATAGTCACTTATAAAAACCTATAATAAGCTCAGAACACCACATTCATatgagacacatttaaacacctGCAGAATCGTTTTGTCCCCTTAATGTAACGCAGGCGTCTCAAACATCAcgtaaacacaacaacacaacatgtaGCACCGTGATTACACAAAattcacacaaaaatataataagacACTTTTcttataaaataacaacaactcGTTACAGtaacaacagtgtgtg
This genomic window from Tachysurus fulvidraco isolate hzauxx_2018 chromosome 18, HZAU_PFXX_2.0, whole genome shotgun sequence contains:
- the olfm2b gene encoding noelin-2b isoform X1 translates to MMSVPMLKMGLVLSTMAMLTNWMSQTLPRLVGLDQTAARLGNSEKFISVVYPGQDEGWQVFGSVSDVGGKCVCKLLAPPPNHCRKEPRHTRLGQITEHLQNVTQYLELLDWRTSRDLQHIRDTEKKIISVEKRVKTALSNPYTVTQEVLKELEQSVLESLPLRAVLARFRSEVLKVEVLKREMVRVSSSLTQEQTLTYSSVQQLEQREIQLQSRLHICASSVGCGKLMGLSNPVTIRSFGSRFGSWMMDSMISSSDERVWSMDGYFRGKRVFEYRTLRDFTTGHNFVVHQLPHPWAGTGHVVYNGSLYYNKHQTNVIVRYHLLSRSVLTQRTLSQAAYNNTFPYSWGGSSDIDLMADESGLWAVYTTLMHGGNMVLGRLDPVTLDLVQSWDTGFPKRSAGEAFIVCGSLYVTDSHLNGAKIHFIYHTDSQMYEYTHIPFHNQYSHISMMDYNPREKVLYAWNNGHQVIYNITLLQEIKTFTDV
- the olfm2b gene encoding noelin-2b isoform X2 codes for the protein MMSVPMLKMGLVLSTMAMLTNWMSQTLPRLVGLDQTAARLGNSEKFISVVYPGQDEGWQVFGSVSDVGGKCVCKLLAPPPNHCRKEPRHTRLGQITEHLQNVTQYLELLDWRTSRDLQHIRDTEKKIISVEKRVKTALSNPYTVTQEVLKELEQSVLESLPLRAVLARFRSEVLKVEVLKREMVRVSSSLTQEQTLTYSSVQQLEQREIQLQSRLHICASSVGCGKLMGLSNPVTIRSFGSRFGSWMMDSMISSSDERVWSMDGYFRGKRVFEYRTLRDFTTGHNFVVHQLPHPWAAAYNNTFPYSWGGSSDIDLMADESGLWAVYTTLMHGGNMVLGRLDPVTLDLVQSWDTGFPKRSAGEAFIVCGSLYVTDSHLNGAKIHFIYHTDSQMYEYTHIPFHNQYSHISMMDYNPREKVLYAWNNGHQVIYNITLLQEIKTFTDV